A genomic window from Papaver somniferum cultivar HN1 unplaced genomic scaffold, ASM357369v1 unplaced-scaffold_15, whole genome shotgun sequence includes:
- the LOC113335626 gene encoding codeine O-demethylase-like, which translates to METPEVSKIGSSLFVPNVQEMAKQPLAEVPARYLRIDQDPLANVVSSSSMIDKTVPVIDLQKLLSPEPIIGEAELERLHSACKEWGFFQVVNHGVDISVVEKIKSEVHDFFNIPMDEKKPFWQEEGDLEGFGQVFITSEDQQLDWGDMFFMVTLPKHMRKPRLFPKLPLPLRDTVESYSSQVNNLNMTLLKLMGKALKIEADVIEDLFEDGRQIIKMNYYPPCPQAENVLGATPHSDGTGLTILLQLNEVEGLQVKKDNMWVPVKPLPEAFVVNMGDLLEIMTNGIYPSVEHRVTVNTTNERLSVATFQSPKMTSHIGPIPSMLTPETPALFRSVRYDDYLRTYYKKKLYGKSYLDYMKIGGDKDDKAT; encoded by the exons ATGGAGACACCAGAAGTTTCAAAGATAGGTTCTTCTTTGTTTGTACCTAATGTTCAGGAAATGGCGAAACAACCGCTTGCTGAAGTCCCAGCTCGATACTTACGCATTGATCAGGACCCGTTGGCTAATGTCGTCTCTAGTTCGTCTATGATTGATAAGACGGTACCTGTTATCGATTTGCAGAAACTACTATCTCCCGAACCCATCATTGGAGAAGCAGAATTGGAGAGGCTTCACTCTGCTTGCAAAGAATGGGGTTTCTTTCAG GTGGTAAACCATGGTGTTGACATTTCAGTGGTGGAGAAAATAAAATCAGAAGTTCACGATTTCTTCAATATCCCAATGGACGAGAAAAAGCCATTTTGGCAAGAAGAAGGAGATCTGGAAGGATTTGGACAAGTCTTTATTACATCCGAAGACCAGCAGCTTGACTGGGGAGATATGTTTTTCATGGTCACTCTTCCCAAACACATGAGGAAGCCTCGGCTATTTCCCAAACTTCCTCTACCTCTAAG GGACACGGTTGAATCCTACTCATCGCAGGTGAATAACCTAAACATGACCCTCCTTAAGTTGATGGGAAAGGCTCTAAAAATCGAGGCCGATGTCATTGAAGATTTGTTTGAAGATGGGAGACAAATTATAAAGATGAATTACTATCCTCCTTGTCCTCAAGCAGAGAATGTCCTCGGCGCTACACCACACTCAGATGGTACCGGTTTAACGATCCTCCTCCAACTCAACGAAGTGGAAGGTTTACAAGTTAAAAAAGACAATATGTGGGTTCCCGTTAAGCCTTTACCTGAGGCTTTTGTAGTGAACATGGGAGATCTTTTGGAG ataatgACTAATGGGATTTACCCAAGTGTGGAGCACCGAGTAACAGTAAACACGACAAACGAGAGGCTCTCAGTTGCAACATTTCAGAGCCCTAAAATGACGTCCCATATTGGTCCGATACCTAGCATGCTCACCCCAGAGACACCTGCCTTGTTCAGAAGCGTTAGGTACGACGATTATTTGAGGACATATTACAAAAAGAAGCTCTACGGAAAATCATACCTTGACTATATGAAGATAGGAGGTGACAAAGACGATAAGGCTACATGA